A region of the Apium graveolens cultivar Ventura chromosome 6, ASM990537v1, whole genome shotgun sequence genome:
ACTCACTGCAACAGCATCATCTTGATCAGAAACCGCGTTACTAAAGTTGGGAGTACTACCACAACCCATGTAAGTTAAAAATCTGGTTGCAGGTGATGAGGTGTGGGAAGGTGAAAGTAAGAGATTGTAATCATGATTAGGTTTAGGGTTAGGGTTAGAGGGGATCAGATGTGAAGAAGAAGTATTGAGTTGTtcagatgaagatgaagatgaagaatgtTGTTGTGTAAGCTGTCTGGCACGATCTCTTCTGTGAACATTCATATGACCTCCCAAAGCTTGAGCAGATTTGAACTCTTTCTTGCAAAAGGTGCAATTGTAGTTTCTTGGAGGCCATGAAAATCCGTAGTTACCTTCTCTTTCAAAGCTATAGTTTGAACCATCCCATCTTCCCTTAAACTTGTCTCTCCCACTCAGATTCACTTTGTGATCCATTGTTTCAAATATTCCTACCCCTATGGCTTAGCACTTGATAATGGAgagtgtttgtgtgtgtgtgcaGCATATATATGTCGGAGAGCTCACTTGGTTGATAAGCACTTCATTTGATCAGCTTTTTTTGCATATCAGAAATATATAACAGGGTCTCCTTCGCCTATCTCATATAAGCTTGTTTATATATATACGGCATTCGCAGGAAAGAGGGTGTGGTTCTATTTCTATATATTGTGAGAGTACTCAATTTTATTCCATATAATTTTTGACTGTTGGAAGATATTCGGATGAACGGTCAAGATCAGACCGTTTTAACTTCTTTTAAAAGAAGACAAGTGTGCATAATACCAATTTTATTCTCAAAATATATTACTTGGTTAGATATTTCTTGGACTAAGGATTTAATTAAGCCGATCAAGTCGGACATACTCGACTCTAACTTGATTAAAAAATTTGAACTTGAACTTGATTGAATCTTTAATTTCGAACCCGAAATTCGACTAATAAAAAGTTTGATTCACTTGAGTTCTGTTCAAATCTCGAATCGATTCCTTTATGacaaaaaatcaaaatatgatCGTTTCAACTTAGTTTAATCTTATtaaatattgaatatttattttaaaaatatatttataagaACGTGATCTCGTCCGCTAAAATTTTTATGAACAATAGAGATTTGTTGAAAAAATATTAcaagaaaataaatttaaatacaATGGCTTAAATTCGACTCTGTCTTAATTCGACCGTTAGCGGTTGAATTATTTTGGAAATCACTAAATTCGATCGGTCTCGGACGGATTTCTTTTCGGTAAATTTGTTCCACCATATTTAGACCATGTTACTATTTTAATAgaaaaagaagaaattttgatGGATTTAATGGTCCTAAAGATAATTTTATGGATTTATCTAAAATTATATTAAGTTATTTTACAATACAAAATCAAGATATTTTTGTAAATGCATGGGTTATTTCTTTTATTACAAAAATACCATTGAACCAAAATTGTAATCACTTTTAGgtaatttttctaaaattaaatttCAGAAACTTTTTCTCGATCTTGATTTCTTTAATTTGTTTCCGGatgaattttagaaaaataaagaaaaccaaAATAACTATAAGAAAATTCACCAACATACATATTTTGTATCCCTAGTTTCTGTGCACTTTCAGATATCTCTAAAGAAAATAATTAATCTTTTATTTGTTCAGGAACACTGTGTTTCTTGAACTTATATATTTCCTTTCTGTATATTAATGTTTAATAGAAAATTAATTTATATCTAATATATATAACTAGAAGAACCACAATTTTAGGAAACGGAAAATAATTCAGGATCAATGATCATCGAATAAATCAGTGATTATTAATAACCCTGCTTTATTTTTTTAAGAGTAATGTTAAAAATATTAAATTGTttatcaaaatttgatttaaataatGTGGTAGTATTGATAACTTGACAATTATATAATGATTTGATATTTGAACTTATATGAATAGGGAAAactattaatattaataattttatagcCAATTGATCCAATATTTAATTAGAtacattttaaatattaatttgggacctttataatttttttttaatgtGAAATACTATATGTGCCCTCAACTATAACAACAAACTAAAGTTAACACAATCAACAGTAAGGGTAAGGGCGTAAACGAGTCAAACTGTTCGTGAGCTACTCGAGCTCGACTCGTAAAAAATTCGAATTCAGCTAAAAAATAATCGAGCTCGAGCTTTTCTAATTTTTAACCGAGCCGAGTTCGAGCTTCAAATTATTCGGCTCGTAAAATTCACGAGTCTTATTGAGcctctattatttttattttttttattataaatatattttatgtaaatatttaatattttttatatattatttatttttatccagTCGAACTCGAGCCGAACTCAAGTAGAACCAATCATATTTCaaatttttgttaatatttagtgAATTTATTCGAGTTTTCGAGCGGAACTCGAGTCCACCGAACCTTTTACGAGCCGAGTTTCGAACTTGAAATTAAAGGCTCGATCGAGCTCGAGTCCGAACTATTTTAATCGAGTTCGAGGCAAGTCTGAAAGTATTCGGCTCGGGTCGGCTACACCTCTAATTCAACCGTAACTCCATTCACAAGCTTCGATATACTGCAGAAAAATTGGTACAAATAAGAATAGACGGTAGGGGTGTACAGACGAACCGCTCAACCGCATCCAATTACCGCTCGCAACCGAACCGCATTTGCGGATAATCGCGAAACGCGGGTTGGTTGTGGATTTGaattttaaaaaccgctcattcgcggtttggatgcggttttaaatttttgaaaatcgcaaaatcgcaaccgcagctcgcaacatatatttataataaaatatatttccaaaaatgtagttgatatcatataaattaataagtatacacatttatTAACTAATCTTAGTTTAATGTTAAGACTTCGCTCATAAGATTCATAAtcattataaaatatataaccaaacaaatgaaaaatgtaatcaacatttaattttttttatcattttcttttttcttttctctcgcctccacatttttgtatgtttttaatattcttactccacacggagca
Encoded here:
- the LOC141664739 gene encoding uncharacterized protein LOC141664739 translates to MDHKVNLSGRDKFKGRWDGSNYSFEREGNYGFSWPPRNYNCTFCKKEFKSAQALGGHMNVHRRDRARQLTQQHSSSSSSSEQLNTSSSHLIPSNPNPKPNHDYNLLLSPSHTSSPATRFLTYMGCGSTPNFSNAVSDQDDAVAVSPQIREIRKKLAVEANNRNEFKGLMKQDGNNYDESRVHKKRDNQFLGLDLNMASSTSRDGKDDLDLELRLGSF